The following proteins are co-located in the Callithrix jacchus isolate 240 chromosome 10, calJac240_pri, whole genome shotgun sequence genome:
- the B3GAT1 gene encoding galactosylgalactosylxylosylprotein 3-beta-glucuronosyltransferase 1 isoform X2 encodes MPKRRDILAIVLIVLPWTLLITVWHQSTLAPLLAVHKDESSDPRRDAPPGADPREYCMSDRDIVEVVRTEYVYTRPPPWSDTLPTIHVVTPTYSRPVQKAELTRMANTLLHVPNLHWLVVEDAPRRTPLTARLLRDTGLNYTHLHVETPRNYKLRGDARDPRIPRGTMQRNLALRWLRETFPRNSSQPGVVYFADDDNTYSLELFEEMRSTRRVSVWPVAFVGGLRYEAPRVNGAGKVVGWKTVFDPHRPFAIDMAGFAVNLRLILQRSQAYFKLRGVKGGYQESSLLRELVTLNDLEPKAANCTKILVWHTRTEKPVLVNEGKKGFTDPSVEI; translated from the exons ATGCCGAAGAGACGGGACATCCTAGCGATCGTCCTCATCGTGCTGCCCTGGACTCTGCTCATCACCGTCTGGCACCAGAGCACCCTGGCACCCCTGCTTGCGGTGCATAAGG ATGAGAGCAGTGACCCCCGACGCGACGCACCACCTGGCGCGGACCCCAGGGAATACTGCATGTCTGACCGCGACATCGTGGAGGTGGTGCGGACCGAGTACGTGTACACGCGGCCCCCGCCATGGTCCGATACGCTGCCCACTATCCACGTGGTGACGCCCACCTACAGCCGCCCAGTGCAGAAGGCCGAGCTGACGCGCATGGCCAACACACTGCTGCATGTGCCCAACCTCCACTGGCTGGTAGTGGAGGACGCGCCGCGCAGGACCCCGCTGACCGCGCGCCTGCTGCGCGACACCGGCCTCAACTACACGCACCTGCACGTGGAGACGCCCCGCAACTACAAGCTGCGTGGAGACGCCCGCGACCCGCGTATCCCGCGGGGCACCATGCAGCGCAACCTGGCCCTGCGCTGGCTGCGCGAGACCTTCCCGCGCAACTCCAGCCAGCCCGGCGTGGTGTACTTCGCGGACGACGACAACACCTACAGCCTGGAGCTCTTCGAAGAG ATGCGCAGCACCAGGAGGGTGTCCGTCTGGCCTGTCGCCTTTGTGGGCGGCCTGCGGTATGAGGCCCCACGGGTGAACGGGGCAGGGAAAGTGGTCGGCTGGAAGACGGTGTTCGACCCCCACCGGCCGTTTGCAATAGACATGGCTGGATTTGCAGTCAACCTGCGGCTCATTCTCCAGCGAAGCCAGGCCTACTTCAAGCTGCGAGGCGTGAAGGGAGGCTACCAGGAAAGCAGCCTCCTTCGAGAACTTGTCACCCTCAATGATCTAGAGCCCAAGGCAGCCAACTGCACCAAG ATCCTGGTGTGGCACACACGGACAGAGAAGCCAGTGCTGGTGAATGAGGGCAAGAAGGGCTTCACTGACCCCTCGGTGGAGATCTGA
- the B3GAT1 gene encoding galactosylgalactosylxylosylprotein 3-beta-glucuronosyltransferase 1 isoform X1 translates to MGNEEPWVQPALEMPKRRDILAIVLIVLPWTLLITVWHQSTLAPLLAVHKDESSDPRRDAPPGADPREYCMSDRDIVEVVRTEYVYTRPPPWSDTLPTIHVVTPTYSRPVQKAELTRMANTLLHVPNLHWLVVEDAPRRTPLTARLLRDTGLNYTHLHVETPRNYKLRGDARDPRIPRGTMQRNLALRWLRETFPRNSSQPGVVYFADDDNTYSLELFEEMRSTRRVSVWPVAFVGGLRYEAPRVNGAGKVVGWKTVFDPHRPFAIDMAGFAVNLRLILQRSQAYFKLRGVKGGYQESSLLRELVTLNDLEPKAANCTKILVWHTRTEKPVLVNEGKKGFTDPSVEI, encoded by the exons ATGG GTAATGAGGAGCCGTGGGTGCAGCCAGCCTTGGAGATGCCGAAGAGACGGGACATCCTAGCGATCGTCCTCATCGTGCTGCCCTGGACTCTGCTCATCACCGTCTGGCACCAGAGCACCCTGGCACCCCTGCTTGCGGTGCATAAGG ATGAGAGCAGTGACCCCCGACGCGACGCACCACCTGGCGCGGACCCCAGGGAATACTGCATGTCTGACCGCGACATCGTGGAGGTGGTGCGGACCGAGTACGTGTACACGCGGCCCCCGCCATGGTCCGATACGCTGCCCACTATCCACGTGGTGACGCCCACCTACAGCCGCCCAGTGCAGAAGGCCGAGCTGACGCGCATGGCCAACACACTGCTGCATGTGCCCAACCTCCACTGGCTGGTAGTGGAGGACGCGCCGCGCAGGACCCCGCTGACCGCGCGCCTGCTGCGCGACACCGGCCTCAACTACACGCACCTGCACGTGGAGACGCCCCGCAACTACAAGCTGCGTGGAGACGCCCGCGACCCGCGTATCCCGCGGGGCACCATGCAGCGCAACCTGGCCCTGCGCTGGCTGCGCGAGACCTTCCCGCGCAACTCCAGCCAGCCCGGCGTGGTGTACTTCGCGGACGACGACAACACCTACAGCCTGGAGCTCTTCGAAGAG ATGCGCAGCACCAGGAGGGTGTCCGTCTGGCCTGTCGCCTTTGTGGGCGGCCTGCGGTATGAGGCCCCACGGGTGAACGGGGCAGGGAAAGTGGTCGGCTGGAAGACGGTGTTCGACCCCCACCGGCCGTTTGCAATAGACATGGCTGGATTTGCAGTCAACCTGCGGCTCATTCTCCAGCGAAGCCAGGCCTACTTCAAGCTGCGAGGCGTGAAGGGAGGCTACCAGGAAAGCAGCCTCCTTCGAGAACTTGTCACCCTCAATGATCTAGAGCCCAAGGCAGCCAACTGCACCAAG ATCCTGGTGTGGCACACACGGACAGAGAAGCCAGTGCTGGTGAATGAGGGCAAGAAGGGCTTCACTGACCCCTCGGTGGAGATCTGA